The stretch of DNA TTTTTTTACTAAATTTTCTGCTCGTAATATCATGTATAACTCAAAATTCAAAAGTAAAAATTTAAAAGTCTGGTTTAAGCGTGTTGCTTTTTGACTTTTTAAGTTTGACTTTTTACATAAACCGTATCCCCTTTATGTTTAGTTGTATGGAGCGTTGCTCGCGCCAAATATTCTCTTCAATAGTATAACAAACGTCAAACGGTGTATTAGGTTTCAATAGTGGCAGCAGCCCGGCCTGGTTAAATGCAATGCTGCTAAAGCTTGCCGAACCGGGTTGCATAATAAACATTTTAACATGGTTACTGCCCACCAGGCCCGCGTTACCGCTAACATACACATTTTTGCTGAGGAAAACCGGCGCCATGTTCTCCGGCCCAAACGGTGCAAACTGGTTCAGTATCCTGAAGAATTTGGAGTCGATATCCTTTAGTTCTATCTCGGCATCAATGCTTACTTGCTGTATCAGTTGCTCGGCGGTGATGGTAGCGCCTACTACTTCTTCAAACCGGTCTATAAAAGCTGGTACGTTTTCGGGTGCCATGGTTAGGCCTGCCGCATATTTGTGCCCGCCAAATTGTATCAGCAGGTCGCTGCAACCGCAAAGGGCTTCGTACAGGTCGTACCCCAAAACCGAGCGCGCCGAGCCGGCCACATGCCCGTTTGAGCGGGTAAGCACTACGGTAGGGCGGTAATACTTTTCGGTAAGCCGCGATGCCACTATGCCAATTACACCTTTGTGCCAGTTCTCGTTAAACACCACGGTAGATTTACGCCCTATTAAAATGGCATCGTTATCTATCATGCTCAAAGCCTCGTCGGTAATTTGCTGGTCGTGGCCTTTGCGTTCGGTGTTTTTTATGTTGATCAGGTCGCCTTTTTCTTTGGCGGCATCTTCGTGGCAGGCTATTAATAACTCAACAGCGTGTTTGGCGTCATCAATACGCCCGGCGGCATTAATGCGAGGGCCTAACAAAAATACTATATCAGATATCGTATACTCTTTTGTCCTGCCCGATACCTCCATCAGCATTTTTACGCCAATGCAGGGGTTGCTGTTTATCTTCTCTAAACCTAAGTGGGCCAATACACGGTTTTCGCCTTTAATATGTACAATATCGCATGCAATGCTAATAGCCACCAGGTCAAAATAGGTGCTCACCTCTTCAAATGGCAGGTCGTGTTTTTCTGCATAGGCTTGTACCAACTTTAAGCCTATACCGCAGCCCGATAATTCTTTAAAGGGATATTCGCAATCAGCGCGTTTGGGGTCGAGCACGGCTACGGCGGCGGGCAGTTCCTCACCCGGCAGGTGGTGGTCGCAAATAATAAAATCTACACCCAGTGTATTGGCGTAGGCAATCTTATCAACCGACTTTATGCCGCAATCTAAAGCGATGATAAGCCCAAAACCGTTTTCGGCGGCATAGTCTATTCCTTGGGTAGATATGCCATACCCTTCTTTATACCTGTCAGGAATATAATATTCGATGTTTTGATGATGCTTTTTGAAAAAGCTGTATACCAATGCTACGGCTGTGGTGCCGTCAACGTCGTAATCGCCGTAAACCAGTATCTTTTCGCCGGAGGCTATGGCTTGCTCAATGCGGTCGATAGCCTTTTCCATGTCCTGCATCAGGAATGGGTCGTGCAGGTGCAGGTGGCTGGGGCGAAAGAAGTACTTTGCTTCGTCGAAACTGGTTATGTCCCTGTTTACAAGCAGCTTAGCCAAAACAGGGCCTATGTTAAGCGCTGCCGACAGGTGGTTAACCAAATTCTCATCTGCCGCATCATTTAACATCCACCGTTTATTCATAAATAGTATATCGCTTAAAAAGAGTAAAGATAGTTATTGGATGATAGAACGCAGTGTTATGGTTTAAATTTTAATTGGATATCTAGCCAACAAAATAAATTAGGAAGCCTGATAACTTTCGCTTAAGTTTGTTAAAACATACTAATTGGTATCATATGTCGAAAGCTGCCACCACCCGTTTAATGATCCTTCAAAAATCGTTCGACCTTATTTACAAAAATGGCTACCAGGCTACCAGTATAGATAATATACTGGCTACCACCAAGGTTACAAAGGGCGCGTTTTTTTACCACTTTAAAAATAAAGACGAGATGGGCCTGGCCATGATCAACGAAATTATTTACCCCGGCATGTACGGCGTTTTGGTAAAGCCACTTTTAGAAGCCCATGACCCTATTAGCGATATTTACGAAATGATGCGCAATGCATTGCTTAAAGTGCCTTTTTTACGGGCCAGATACGGCTGCCCCGCAATAAACCTATTAGAAGAAATGGCACCCGGTAACGATGTCTTTAAAACCGCCTTACTAAAACTAACCGACGAATGGCAGCAGGCTATTGAAGCTGTTTTAAACGAGGGGAGTAAAAACGGTGCTATAGCCAAAGGCGTAAATGCTGCGCAAGTTGCCTTTTTTGTTATCAGTGGTTACAGTGGTATACGCAGTATGGGTAAGGCCTTGGGTACGGCATGTTATGCAGGTTATTTGCAGGAGTTTAAAAATTACCTGCAGGGTTTGGCTTAACGCCCCTTTAATACCTGGTATTTATTGCCGTTTGCAGGGTCGGCTTGCGATAGAATGTTTACGGCCTGCGCTTTCTCTTGCGATGATGCCCCGCTTAAAACTGAAACCAGTTCGGCATTTTTGGCGGTAAAAAACACCAGCGGGAAGTATGAACCTAAGCGTTTCCTATCTACCTGTGCCAGTATAGACAAGTCGGCCAATATCGCTTTGCGGCCCTTGCTAGCATTATCGGCCATTACATCAAGCCCATAGCGGTGGTAATCGTATATAACACCTCGCAAATTCTGGTAAAGTTTGTTATTGAGGTTTTCTGATAGCCAGTACCGGTTTAGGTTACTGTCAAACGCTTTCCAGCCTTTAAATGATGATGTTTGCGCGTTAAGGGCAACGTTTTGTGCCGCCAAAAAGTAATTGGTTCCGCCAAAGCGAGAAAACGAATCATAATCTAACCCTATAATAACATAGGCATAAAAAGCCATTACCGAGCTGAGGTTGCCCTGAAAGTTTTGGTCGCTAAAATCTATTGTTTGCCCTTCGTTATAGGTAAAGTCAACATCCTTATCATTAATATTAAGCAGGGTAGTGGTATAAGTTGAGCCGTATACCGGTCTTGACGACTGTACCTGTAAATCGCCGCTAAAATTGCTGCTACCATCCCAACTGGTGATATTCAGTACAAAGTTACATTCAATACGCTCCTGTGGTAATATCGGGTCCTGGCTCCACTTGCGCCCGTTTAAAAAGTCTTTCATAGCGGTTTCCAGGGTTTGGAATATCCGTTTATTGGCTACCTGAATTTTGGGGGTGAGTATTTTTACCCGCGCGTTCAGGTCCTGCGCTTTTGCCACGCAGCCATAAAGAAACAAAATGCTCAGCAACAGGTATCTTTTCATTTATTTATCAGTTCGGCAACTTTCATACAAATATCATGGGCCACCTCGGCCTTTGTTTTTAACTCGAAGCTGGTTTTATGCAGGTCGCGGTCTATTAGGGTTACCTTATTGGTATTGCCTTTAAACCCGGCACCTTCATCATTTAACGAATTTAGTACAATTAGGTCAAGATTTTTCTTTTGCAGCTTATCAACCGCGTTTTCTTCTTCGTTATTTGTTTCCAGCGCAAAGCCGACCAATACCTGGCCGGGTTGTTTTTGGGCGCCCAATGTTTTTAGTATGTCGGTGGTTTTCTTTAATTCGATATTAAGGCCGCCATCTTGCTTCTTTATTTTTTGGGTGGCAACGGTAACCGGTGTATAATCGGCTACGGCGGCGCACATTACACAGGCCTTTGCTGTGCTAAAATGTGCCAGGCATTGCTCAAGCATATCGGCCGCGCTGGTTACATCAATACGTTTTATAGCCCGCTGTTTGCTTTGCTGCGCGCTTGGCCCGGCAATTAAAGTAACATCAGCTCCCATAGCTGCCAGTTCATCGGCAATAGCAAAGCCCATTTTACCCGATGAATGGTTACCTATAAAACGTACAGGGTCTATAGCCTCGTAGGTGGGCCCTGCGGTAACCAGTATCTGCTGCCCTGCTAAGGGCATTCTGCTTTTAATATCACTTTCCAAAAACGCTACTATCTCTTCAGGCTCGGCCATGCGGCCCTCGCCATATAAACCGCTGGCCAGTTCGCCTTTGCCGGGTGGTATTAATGTATTGCCAAATGTTTGCAGGGTGGTAATGTTTTGCCGGGTTGCCTCGTGTTTCCACATGTCCAGATCCATGGCAGGGGCAAAGTACACCGGGCATTTTGCCGAAAGATATACCGCGGTAAGCAAATTGTCGACCAGACCGCCAGCCATTTTAGCCATGGTATTGGCACTTGCGGGTGCAATAAGCATTATATCGGCCCAAAGGCCAAGCTCAACATGGTT from Inquilinus sp. KBS0705 encodes:
- the coaBC gene encoding bifunctional phosphopantothenoylcysteine decarboxylase/phosphopantothenate--cysteine ligase CoaBC, with amino-acid sequence MLENKNIVLGVCGSIAAYKTAPLVRLLVKAGANVQVVMTPDATNFITPLTLSTLSKNPVYSAYFKTETGEWNNHVELGLWADIMLIAPASANTMAKMAGGLVDNLLTAVYLSAKCPVYFAPAMDLDMWKHEATRQNITTLQTFGNTLIPPGKGELASGLYGEGRMAEPEEIVAFLESDIKSRMPLAGQQILVTAGPTYEAIDPVRFIGNHSSGKMGFAIADELAAMGADVTLIAGPSAQQSKQRAIKRIDVTSAADMLEQCLAHFSTAKACVMCAAVADYTPVTVATQKIKKQDGGLNIELKKTTDILKTLGAQKQPGQVLVGFALETNNEEENAVDKLQKKNLDLIVLNSLNDEGAGFKGNTNKVTLIDRDLHKTSFELKTKAEVAHDICMKVAELINK
- the recJ gene encoding single-stranded-DNA-specific exonuclease RecJ encodes the protein MNKRWMLNDAADENLVNHLSAALNIGPVLAKLLVNRDITSFDEAKYFFRPSHLHLHDPFLMQDMEKAIDRIEQAIASGEKILVYGDYDVDGTTAVALVYSFFKKHHQNIEYYIPDRYKEGYGISTQGIDYAAENGFGLIIALDCGIKSVDKIAYANTLGVDFIICDHHLPGEELPAAVAVLDPKRADCEYPFKELSGCGIGLKLVQAYAEKHDLPFEEVSTYFDLVAISIACDIVHIKGENRVLAHLGLEKINSNPCIGVKMLMEVSGRTKEYTISDIVFLLGPRINAAGRIDDAKHAVELLIACHEDAAKEKGDLINIKNTERKGHDQQITDEALSMIDNDAILIGRKSTVVFNENWHKGVIGIVASRLTEKYYRPTVVLTRSNGHVAGSARSVLGYDLYEALCGCSDLLIQFGGHKYAAGLTMAPENVPAFIDRFEEVVGATITAEQLIQQVSIDAEIELKDIDSKFFRILNQFAPFGPENMAPVFLSKNVYVSGNAGLVGSNHVKMFIMQPGSASFSSIAFNQAGLLPLLKPNTPFDVCYTIEENIWREQRSIQLNIKGIRFM
- a CDS encoding DUF4835 family protein, with translation MKRYLLLSILFLYGCVAKAQDLNARVKILTPKIQVANKRIFQTLETAMKDFLNGRKWSQDPILPQERIECNFVLNITSWDGSSNFSGDLQVQSSRPVYGSTYTTTLLNINDKDVDFTYNEGQTIDFSDQNFQGNLSSVMAFYAYVIIGLDYDSFSRFGGTNYFLAAQNVALNAQTSSFKGWKAFDSNLNRYWLSENLNNKLYQNLRGVIYDYHRYGLDVMADNASKGRKAILADLSILAQVDRKRLGSYFPLVFFTAKNAELVSVLSGASSQEKAQAVNILSQADPANGNKYQVLKGR
- a CDS encoding TetR/AcrR family transcriptional regulator, which codes for MSKAATTRLMILQKSFDLIYKNGYQATSIDNILATTKVTKGAFFYHFKNKDEMGLAMINEIIYPGMYGVLVKPLLEAHDPISDIYEMMRNALLKVPFLRARYGCPAINLLEEMAPGNDVFKTALLKLTDEWQQAIEAVLNEGSKNGAIAKGVNAAQVAFFVISGYSGIRSMGKALGTACYAGYLQEFKNYLQGLA